The sequence below is a genomic window from Babesia bigemina genome assembly Bbig001, chromosome : II.
AACGCCATCATAAAGGGCGCCCGCTGCGACACCCTGGTGAACTACTACGCCCGCAAGATGGCGTACAACATGATACGCTCCGGCACGGACGCCAGGAAGTCCATCAAGGAAGAGGTGGTTGCCATGCTGTGCAGCTACCGCCAGCTATGCGCGCCCTCCACGCCCGAAAACCAGCTTATCCTGCCCGAGAACCTGCAGAACCTCCCGGCGGCGCTCAACGCTCTGTTCAAGATGTACAACCCCGGCGAGCTGGTCTACGACTACCTGCAGAAGATGCTGCgcacgctgctggcgcCCACCGGGGAGAGCAAGTACTCCTACACCCGGTGCTACTGCCTGCACCGCAGCGTGTACGACGAGTACGCCGAGGGGGTGCCCGAGGGCGGCTGGGGCTTCGCGTGCCTCGCGGTGCCCTCGTCGGCCACGGAGATATACAGCGATGGCCTGTACCTTATCGACGACGGCCATAAGCTGGTGCTCTACTTCGGGCCTCACGTGCGCTGGGCtctgctgcaggagctcTTCGGCAAGGACCTGCTGCTCAACGAGACCACCGCGAACACCCTGAGCATCTCCAGCGAGACCGAGACCGGCCGCAACCTGCTCGACGTCATCAGCCGCGTGCGCGCCCTTCACGTGGGAGGCCAGTTCCTGCACCTCAAGATTCTACCCTACTGCTCGCGCTACCGGCGCCTCCTCAAGCTGCTCATGCTCGAGGACGAGGCCGGCGGCGAGGCGAACTACGAAGACTTCCTGGTCACGATGCACCGGCAGATTaagctgctgcagtcgTACCGGGTCGCGTGAGCGGGTGCACCTCGCAGTCGCGCGGCGCCATACAGCCAGTTAATTTCGTGTGTATTGTCTACACTTCTGGAACATGCTGAGGTGGGCTGCGCTGGCCATAACCCGCGCCTGCTGTCGCGCCGCCGAGCGGTGTGTCTGCAACTCCGTCGGCTGCGTTGGCTCGTTAATCAAGAAATCCGTCGACTGTGAGCCTCTCGGTGGGTTTCTGGGCCGTATTGTGTAGCTATTTGGTGTCTAACGCGGCATTTGGCGCAATGTGTGGAGGCGCGGCTCCGTCACGCCTACACACCTGAGCATGCGTCCGCGCTGAGCCTTGGACGCGAACCAGCGCCCGTTTACGCGATGTGTTAACGATGCCGCAGCGTCCCTGTACTACTACAGCGGCATCCACAGGCACCGCGCCTTCAACCTGCTGGTCGAGATCTGCGCCATCGAGGGGGCGTTCGTCCGCCAGCAGACGGTGGTGGAGCTCATCGTCGGCGATCAGAAGGTTGCCATGACAGGTACGTTGCCGTGGGCCCAAGTCACGAATGCCGCCAGCGCTGCCCACCGACCCCAATGGCATGATCGAGAGCGTCGGCAGCCGCGGCTCCGTGTTCATCAGCCAGCGCGACTGCGAGGTGCAGCTCGCGTTCTACCGCAAGCACCTGGTGACCAAGAAGCACATAGCCACGATGAAGTTCGACGTCGATCGCGACATCCTGTCGGCGGGCCTCCCGAAGAGCAAGTGGTGGGTTGATGTGGGCCGCTCCGGCCGCTTCACGGGGCATCAGGTTCATCCTGCGCGTGGAGAGCCGCGCAGTCGGGCGCGTCAAGCTTTCGTTCCACCGGAGTGAGTCCCGCTGCATCGTCCTAACATGGTCGCAGTCGACGCGAACAAGAGCGTCGTGGACTGCCTGGTCCTGCAGCagtcgctgctgtgcatgCAGGACTACCGTGACGAGGGCAAGCAAGTCGAAATCGACGTAGGTCGCACATTCGCGCAACTGACTGCCTCGCAGCTGAGCGGCGACGGGTTGCTGCTGTACCACGAGAAGCTCCACCTGTTCTCGTTCGCCCTCGAGGGCCCGCTTATCGCAAAGGAGGAGTGCGCATCCGAGATGCGCTACTACAAGGTCATGCTGGTGGACGGCGCGTGGCGCTGGTGCTACTGGAGCTCGAAGGCGGACTGCCGGTCCGGCAGGCGCCCGCAGGGCTCCGCCGCCATCCTGGCCATAAGCACCGTCATCCGGCACCCTACCAACTACACCTCCTTCTACGTGAAGCACTACACCCGCGAACGCAGCCACGACGTCATCCTGAAGGCCGTCGACCGCAGCCGCGACATCTGGACGGACGCGCTCttcctcttcatcgccgagGTACGGCGCGATCGCACGCACTAACCACGCGCAGACACGGCGGTACTTGGAGCACTTCGAAAACTTTGACGCCTACGAGCGCCACTGCATGGTCTGAGGCGCCCGTGGCGCCGGGAAACGGGCGGCAGCGGCCGCGCTTGTagcgccgctgccggtGACGGGCACTAGACATGGGCGGGGCCATATCCGGAAGCCGAAACCTAAACTTTAACGTTTCATACCCAAAGGTATTAATTTATCAGCACAAATACACTTTTGGTTAACGACTTTGTTGCCTGCCGTACCGCCATGGAAGGCGGCCGCGCCGCCTCGGGCAAGCCGCGCAAACGCGTCACGTTCAAGCTAGTCTCGGCGTCCTCCGCCGACCCACGCGTGGCTTCCAACCCCTGGCAGCGCACGCTGGTCTTGAAGAACTCATCCAATGCCGCTCTCAAGGTGCGTTCTGCCGGAGCTGCCGCGAACGATGTTCAGAAGGGCGACAAGACCGCCATACCGAAGGAGTTTCTGTCGTTCATCAACCCCGCGGACTTCGGCATCCACGAGAACCTGACCGGTCCCCAGAAGGTGGGTTTCGGATACGTTTGTTGCCGTCAGCTGCTGCCAGGACGCCCTCATCGCAGAGGTTTACGGCTCGCACGAGGAGTACGAGCGCATCGCAGCCAAGTTCGCGGACGCGCCGGCGCCCGCAAAGCCCAAGGCCGAGGATCTGGACGACGACTGCTACTTCCCCAAGGATGGCTACGACTACAGCCAGCACCTGGCGACCATCAACCCGCAGAACTTCATACCGGCCCCTCGTGTGGAGGCCGCCGCCTCGATCGTGAAGGGTGGGTGGTGCATACGGCAGCCGTTTTTTACACAGTGCAGCGGAACTAAACAGCAGCGTCGACTTCCCGGGGCTCAACGACACTGCGCCGGAAACGCCAGACGACCCTGAACGTACGTTCCACCGGCTTAACAATTCACgtcgatggcagtggcGGAGGTGCTGAAGGCGCTCGACGAGTCCGGCAGTGAAGCGGAGGACATGGATGACGATTTCGTCGCTAAAGCCATGGACAACGAGGACCCCGACACGTTCATCGACGAGAACGAGCTGCTCTGGGGCGGATACAAGCCGCTGCGCAGGGTGACCTTCGAGGATCTCGGTATCCCCAAAGGCGACAGCGCACCTGCCCCCGTGTTCGGCGACCAGCCGATTCTGTCCGACGAGGAGTTTGTCATCTCtgacgaggacgacgacgaggactCTGACTTCGACGCCGAGTACGACCCCACGGAGTCACTCGCGCAAAGTGCCCAGGCGCAGCTGGATGCCTTGCGCGCAGCCAATATGCGCACTTCGATGCTGGATATGGTGAACTGCGGCCCGTGGGGCGCCAGGGCGGAGGAGAAGGAGACCATGGACGCCATGGATCCGGACGGCGCACTGAGCGAGCGCATCCTGCAGCTGGTGCAGCAGCCGGACGACAGCGAAAGCGGCGATACCGTGGAGTTCGAGCTCTCCTCGGACGAATCGGAACAGTGGTAcgacgccgcagctgcgtgTTTGACCGTTGTGCAGGGATGTCGAAaccgtgctgaccaaatacACCAACGCCACGAACCACCCTCAGCGCATACTCAGCAGCGTAGTCAGGCGCGCACGCACTCGCGAGCGGCCTGAAGGCGCCGAGGAACCCAGCGCAAAGGCGGTGCCGGACGTCGAGTACATCGAGCTGCCGCAGGTGGTCaccacccggcgccgcgaCGAGACTGCGGAGGAAAAGCGCGCCCGCAAGGCCGCCGTCAAGCAGGCCAAGGCGATGATCACGCGCATGAAGAAGGAGAACAAGGAGGCGCTCAAGAGCGCCAAGAAGAAGGCGGCGGAGAAGTCGGCCGTCGGCTCCTACGACATCGTGAACGGCGTGAAGTACCTCCGGCTGAAGTGACACGCGCCCTCCGGACTCCGCAGTCCGCTAATTATGCACTACTTAGTGTTTCAGTCGAGTGTGTGATTGTGTTGGCGGCTGACGAGCAGCAATGCGACTCTGCTCCTGGCTGCTGGCGCGGTCGCTGCGCCAGGGCTTCCATGAGAGCCCGGTGAACCCCTTCGCGAAGGTGCAATGGTACGGTCACACGCGGCGTATAATCTGACCGCAACCGCAGGGTTTCGACGCCGTTTTTGAAGAAGAACATGCCCACAGTGTCGCCCCTGGCCACGCCGCACCGCAGCCTCGGCGTAGTGACGGTGATGGACACTCCCACCGGCCACTGGCACGTCATAGACGCGGATGGGAAGGTAAGCGAGCGTAAGGGCGCGTGTCTATCGGCCTATAGTGCCCCTGGTGGCTGTAGGTGGCGATACGTGTTCCGGTTGCTCCGGTGCCGAGTGCTCACAACGCATCAGACAGTGGGAGGGGTGGCGTCGCACATcgcagtgctgctgcagggcaAGCACCTGCCGACGTACGACTCCACGCGCGTCAGCGGCGACAACGTCATCGTGGTGAACGCGGTGCGCGTGGTGATGAACGGCCACAGCTGGGACACCAAGGTCTACAAGTTCGACCGAAAGGGTACGCCAGCCGCACTCCAATACACAGCAGATCGCAGCGCACCCGAAGGGACCCAAGATAATCACCGCCAAGACCGTGATGGCGCGCAACCCCGCGATGATCGTAGGTTCCGTCCCCAGAGTCCTGACCCGACGCAGATCAACATGGCCGTGAAGCGCATGCTGCCGCGGAACAAACTGAGGCCGCTGTGGTACAGGTAGGTGGGAACGAGTCGCTGTACACCGTTTCCAGGCGCCTGTTCGTGTACGGTGGCGCGATCCACCCGCACTGGGACATCCCGCAGGTGGTAGTGCCGGTGTCGCAGTCTGCTCTGGACGCCGacactggtagcggcagcgTGGCCGCGCCCAAGCCGACTGGGGATCCTTCCGCCACGGATTTGGTGTCCCATCGCCCAGCCAAAGCGCAGCCGAGCGTCTTCGGGTGTTACACCCTGTACCCAGCCTAGAGCTCCGCAGCCTTCGCCGCGGTCTGGAGAGGCGGATGTAGGAGACGGTTCCACCGCCTCGCCCCGGGGCGTGGTGAAAAAGATCGCATAACACCCGGTTTTAATTGCTTTTTATGCAGTGTGTGCATTCGAAACCTCCATCAAAGCTCTTTGGTGGTAGTGTGTAACGCCGACTCCAGGCCTGATTCCGACATCGCCACGCCCCTGGGTGTGCTGCAGCCTAAGCTTCCTTCGCCCCCGCGTTTCCCCCAGCTCCGACACTTCAATGAAGCGGCTCCACGACATGGAATTCCGGCACAGGATCATAAAGGTGGACCTCCACCACTCGGTCCTCACGGACCGCCGATGGCCAGAAATCAGGATAGACAACTGCATGACCGTTGGCGCGCTGAAGGAAAAGCTGTACAGCAACACGGGCACGCACCCGGCCAGCATGTCGCTATACGCCTACCGGCCCGGCGACATGAAGCGCACCCAGATCCACCTGGACAACGACTCCTGCGAGCTGCACCAGTACGGCGTGGACGACGGCTACGTGATCTACATACTGGCCGCCCAACACTCTCACGCCTCGGCCCCGGCCCCCGACGCCGGTGGCGCTGCCGACTGCCCGCtcaaggtgaccaacccCCGGCTGCACCGGCACTACGCGGAGCAGATGGAGCGCTGCCGAGAGACCGGCGACGAGTCGAACTTCGAAGCATATCGCATGAGTGAGGAGGAGTACGCGCAGCGCGGGAAGGGGCTTAGGGAGTTCATCAGCCGCATGCGTGAACAATGCCGTGCCCGCGACGCCGACACTGAGCACGCGCCAACCAAGTCGATCGAGGTGTTGAGGCAGGAGTACCCGCTGGGCGCGAGGTGCTCAATCAGCCCGTCCGACCTCCGCGGCGTCGTGCGCTTCGTTGGCAACGTGAAGCGCGACATCCTCATCGGTAAGTTGCACGGTCCACCCATCAACGCCCCTTAGGGATCGAGTTGGACGAGCCTATGGGCAACACCGACGGCAGCGTGGATGGAGTGCGCTACTTCACTGCCAGGGGACCCAGCTACGGGATTTTCCGGCCGTACGAGCAGGTGACGGTCGGTGATTTCCCGGAGGTGGACCCCTTTGAGATGGCTTGAGCATCGACGCTACCGCCAATCACTTCCTGGCAGCCACgcccgcaaccggtttcgATTGCCGCCGCTAGAAGTGGACTGCGTATTTGGTAGGAGTGTATgggccagcagcagcagtccAACCACGGCGGCGGTTCAGGGCCGTCGCGCCTGTCGAGGCAAAATAATATCAGCCGAACTTGAATTTTTGTTACCCGTGCATTGTGCAAGTTTGTGGCGGCAAAATAGTAGCGGCTGCGAAGCATCAGCTTGGAGTGCGGCCTTCCACCGGCGCGTTGTCTAATCCGCCACCGCCATTGCACATCACGCAGCATATCCGGCTGCACTATCGCATATCGTAATCACAGCCGCACGATGGAGGACGAGCTGACGTTCAACATCGTGCGCTCCAAGAAGCGCGTCAAAGAGCGCTGGACGGCGGAGGCCAAGGAGGCTCGCAAAAGTTGGCGATGTTCCGTGGAATCTCACACGTACGCAGAGAGCAAGGCTGCACAGGCACAGGCGGAACCGGCGGCGGCTCCCAAGAGGTCGAACGATGTTTCTATGAtacagctgctgcgcgagATACCGCAGCGCGTCCCTTTCCGAGGCAAGCCAACCAAGCGGACTGTGTCGGTGGCGCTGCCAGTATCGCTGGTGTACAACATCCTGACCGACGAGCTACGGGCGTACGTCATTGGCCACATAGCTCGCGCCGTCACCATCTATGGCGTCCACGAGGTGGTGCTCTACAACGACCTGGGTTAGTTGTGTTCGTTACCGACCGCCCGAAAATCGCTGGCAGGACCAGAAGGAGTCGAATGGCAGGAGTACTTCGCTCTTAATATGCGATACCTCGAGACGCCGCAGTACCTGAGGAAATACATGTTCCCAATTACGGATCACCTGCGCCACGCCGGCCTGCAGAACCCGCTGGACGCGCCGCACCACCTCCGGACGAACGAGTGGCTGCCGTACAGGTTGGTTCAGTAATGTATTGCAGTGTGTAATCAGCGTTTTGCAGGGAGGGCGTCGTCAAGTTAGAGCCCAAGGGCATGGCAAGGCATGCTAGCTCATTGAGCATGTACGCAGAGTGCAGCCTTTTCGGCCGCATAAAGGTCACAAACCCCGATGCGCTCCTGGAAATATACGGCGTGGAGTGGTTCAGTCTGGAGGAcaccgacgaggaggaggtgTACCAGCGAGTCACAATCCTCCTGGACACAAGCTCCATGAGCGAGTGCAAACGGCGCTGGAAGGAGCAGAAGGCGGGCACTTCAGTTTCATCGGGCACCGAGCTGTCGGGCAAGATAGTGCCGCCAGACGAGCCGCAGAGCTCCGCAGGTACGTTTGGGGCGCCGCTTTGACTCAAACGTTACAGGGCTCTACTGGGGCTACGTTGTACGGGAGGCGGAGGACTATGCAGCGGTGTTCGCAGGCTGCCCGTTCAACGAGAGCGGCACGTACGACTACAAAATGGGCACCAGCGAACGCGGCGACGTGTACCCCAAAGAGGTGCGCGTGCCGAACTTCCAGCACATGCTCATGGTGCTGGGGCCGGTTAGTGGACTCGAGAGCATCACGGAGAACCCACAGGCGGACGTTGACGCCTACGTCAACTTCTGCTACAACCAGCGCTCCCGCACGATACGGACGGAGGAGGCGCTTACCATTTGCCTATCGCAGTTCTTCGCGCACTACTCACTGTGACCTTTACGAACGCAGAGTCAAGGTGACCGAAACACGGGCCTGGTGCATCTTGAAGCATCTAATTTTGCGCAAAGCGCATCACTCAGCTAATAGCAGCCGATTTTATGTTGTGTGTTATTCTGGTCGCATGTTGCTTGCAGTGATTGTATGGGTGCTGGGCACGTGCGATCTCGCCACCGTCCATAGCAGACGGAATCACAGGCACTGGCACACGCAAACAAAGATTCTGTCGCGTCCACATACGATATAATTCACAATTCAATCTACGGTTTCCGTAAGAAATACAATACTGTGGCAGTTTCGCCGACATCAGGTGAGGTGTTCCACCCGGTTCAGGAAGTGGGTAACGTGCTCGTTGAGCTCCCGTCTAATCTTGTTATGGTGCTCCTGCGCCACCGACGGCGGATCCGCGAGCATGGTCTTGAACACGCTGCGCCAGAAATTGCGATACGACTCCTTTTTCTcctccagcgccttggtGGCAGCCTCCATGGCGAGCTCTGCAAAAGATGTTCAGTTGACCGGTGAGCATTACCCTCGTAtttctgcagcagcgctgGAAGATTGGCCTTTTGTATGACGATTCCGTCGATTTCAGGCTTGAAGGTGTCGGTCTTCTGGTAGGACGAGAAGGCACGCTTGTAGTGGAGCTGCAGGGCATTCGCAGCCCTCAGCAGCAAGTCCAGGCGCTTGGTTCTGAGGTATATGGTACCCTGAGGGACAAAGCGTTGACCAGTGACGTCGACGTTGTCGTATTCCGTGGTTGGTATGCTGCCATCGGTTGCCACCTCCTGCGGTATCAGCTCGGTCTGGCTCTCGCTGAACAGGCTCGTGTTCACATGCATACGCGTGTTGCGGTTGTACGTCTTGCGCGTGGTTATCGGCTGGACGTCATCCAAGACGCGCCGGTTGGCTTTACGCCAGGCGCCACGGGTCTTGAGCGCCTCCAGGTCGCAGCGCAGGTACACCTCCTCGCCCTTCAGGAACGCTATTGGCGTCGCGTCCTTCTTCAGGATGTGGTTGCTGCCTATCTGTGGTGCGTTTGAACTGCGTCGCGCAGCCTACGTGGCTCACCTGAGACGCCAGGACGTAGACCGGGTGGTTCTTCAGCCGGGCCTTGGAGTCGGGCAGGGGGTCGTTGCTGACACGAGTCTCCATCCACTTCGACTCGGCGCGCTCCAACATGGAGACTATGCCGGCACCGCTGACGCTTTTCACCGGTTCGTTCAGGCGTTCGATGGTCTGCACGAGCCACGCCTGGAGCTCCTTGCCACGCTTTACACAGACGTCGTTGTACCTGCCGGAGTGTGCCGCATGTTAGATCAAACTCACCTCTCCACGTATTTGGGCGTTATCTCCGACAGCCACCCGTATTTGTTGCAGCCGAAAACGTAGTGGAACTCCTGGCGCGCGTCCTTCGCGCCGGGCTTCTGCTTGTCGCGGACCAGCCGCTGCCTGAACTCTTCCTCCTCGAAGCGGAACTCCGACACGTTCAGCACCGCTTGCGACGGGCGCCTGCTGCGTGATACAAGGATTGCCACAACGCGGAGGTCGGGCTCCCGCTTGTACACGAACAGCTTGTTGTCGCGCTGGACGTAGAGGCGGCCGCCGTATTCGCTGCTCTCGGACGGGGCGTACTCCACGGCCTTCTCGCGGTTGCACGGCTTGGCGCTTTTCGTGGGATCGTAAGCCACGCCTCCGTATTTGAGGCGCGAAAAGTCGACGCGCTTCCACGAGCCGCTGTCCGGGTCGAACGACTCCGCGAGCAGCAGGACGCCATTGGCCGGGCCGTGCACAGCCTCGACTAAACGTGCGGAAACGCCGTAACATCTACATGCACAGACGTACAGCTGCGCTAAGTGTTATAACGCGCGTGCGTGACTCACCAGCGTGAGCGTGTCGCTGCTGCCCTTGTGCAGGTGGAGGCACCTGGGCGGTTGTGACCACGGCGTGCATTAAAGCCTCGGCTCACCTTAGTAATCTGAGCAGCACCTTCCCGCGGCCATTTCGCGTCGTATCGGTGCGCAATTCGGGTAGAATCTGCGTCGGTTAAGGTCGTggagacattagacaaaCAGAGAAGTGCTCCTGGATGTGCTTGAAAATCGCCAGCGGCTCAGCCGGACCGGAGTAAAAGTTCTCGAAATAGGAGAAGACCAGCGCCTGTGTAGGGTTAAGCGGCATCAGCGAGGCTGACCTTGAAGAAGGCGCCGTCAATCAAGGAATTCAGCAGTCGGAGGCGGCCCAGCAgggcgacgacgaggacctTATCACGCCATACCGCGCACTCCTTCTCCAGGACCTGTTACACATTAATACACCGTGTCGAAAACGACCTTCCGGCGCCGTTCCCGGCCGCCCGAGCGCGCAGACGACTCGAAGCGCTGCTCGGCCCAGAGCGACAGCGCGCGCAGCTGTACATCCTGCTGGGTATCGGTACAGTATCTTAGACCTAAGTTCATGTCTGAGTTTTTCTCGGACGCGCACGCTCAGCGGATGTCCGCCTCGTGCTTTATAGGGTTCAGGTCGACCTCGGGGGCCGCCTCGCTGCCCTGCACGCCCATCGCGTTCGCGAAGTGGCGCGTGTCGAAGTTCTGCGCGGCGGGGCCCTGGATGATGGGCGAGTTGCCCTTGCCGAATTTCATCTTCTTCGCCGCggcgtcgtcgctgccgggGAGGCGGAAGACGCCGTTGGTGATGCCGTTGATCGCCACGGAGTTCGCGTAGGCAgcctccttcagcttgtTCATCTCGATGCGCATGGCCTCCATCGTCTGCTTCAGCCGCAGCACCTCCACCTCGCGCATCGTCGCGTCGTCGCTGCGCGAGTGGCGACGGTCCTCAACCCAGTTAATCAGCCTGTTGGACCCGTAGATGGCGCACACGGCCACGAAGATGCAGAACAGCACCGTCAACAGACGGCGCGTGCGCCGGTTGAGCCTCGGGCGCGACGAGCGGCCGCGAACAACGTTCGGGTCTTTAGAGATTATCTCATGCTCGATGTAGCTCTTGTACATGGGAAGCGACTGGGGGATGCCCTTGGCCTTGTCTatcttgcgctgcagccagctTCCGGCACTGCCGTCACGGGTCTCTTGCTCATGCGCACCGTTGGTGTCGTCGTAGATCGTCTGAAAGGTGCCGCTCTCCACGGGGTTCAGCGGGACGTGCCCGGCGGTGTGTGACTGCAGGTCCTCGGAAGGGGTATCCGCGCCGTTGCGGGCGAAACACATCGGCACATTCGAGGCCTGATCGCCCTCCTGAGCGGAGGAAACGGAGCTCCTCAGCGAGGATTTCTTGCTGGAAGCGACCTTGTGATGCATCGCGACGAATTAGGTGTATCCCAGACTCAGGCAGAAATACGCATCGCGGCTCTGCGCGACGCTTCGATAAAGTTGTGGCGGCGTTAGAAGCACATGCCTCGATGCCGGCAGCGCGTTCAAACTCCGAATACACCGTGTCACGGCGGCGCACACTCGGCACATGAACCCCGCGCGACTGCCGACGACAGACCACCTCCAACACTCGGAGCCGCTGGTTGTTGGACGGAACGTTTCGGGCGTTGGGTCAGACGGCGATATTGGCTGTGGCTGCGGCGCCAGGGCCGGATGTGCGACCGCCGTGTCGGGCCGCACGGGCGTCATCCTCAGCGCTCAGATCTGGAAACCCCGTTCATACGCCAGCCGCGGCAAATGCATATACACATAAACAGTTTACGGGCATGTGGTGTGCGCTTGTGGACCGATTCCAACATCGTCGGATACTCGTAGGCGCCCAGCGGCTGCTGTGCGGGCCGCTTAGGCGCCTTTTCCGTTCGTCCAGACTACGCCGCGGCCTTGTCCGCCTCCTTCTCGGCAGCGTCCTCGCCGTCCTGCGCAGCCTTGGGCTTCCTGACCTTCGGGTTCAGGGCCATCTGCACGGAATGACTCAGCAGCCGGCACACCACTTACCGAAAGCAGCTTCTTGAGCGCCTCGTCCTGCACGGAGTGCTCGGGGCTGCAGATAGCCTGCTGCGCGAAAGGCACGCCGCTGATCTTCTTAGTGCCGCCCgcgagcagcagcaccacGAAGCGGAAGTGAGCCACCAGCTCACCCGCCTTCTCAGTCTCCACGACGTACGGCATCACCAGCTTGTGGCGCACGGCCTCGGGCAGGCCCACCTTCAGCACGCGCTCGTCCTCGAAGGAGCTGATGTGGAAGGGGAACACGGGGAAGCCTGCGTTTCGTGTTTGGGGGCACAGCGGGGCACTTACGCGAGTTGACCTGGGATATAAAGGCCCTGCCCAGCGTTGTCTTCAGCGTGTAGCGGTTCTGCACGTCCATGCGGTACACCGTCGTCTTGTGCTCGGTGGCCTTCGGCTTGCCCTCGCCGGTGCTCACCAGCACGTTGAGCGCGTACGCCTCGTTCAGCGCGAAGGTGAACGGCTCGCTCTTCTCCTCGATCCTGGTGCTGCTGGGGAAGTAACGGCTCCCGTCGAGCACGTGGCGCTTCATCTCGTGGTTCACGTAGCCCATCAGGGGCGTGCATTTGAAC
It includes:
- a CDS encoding Protein LTV1 homolog; its protein translation is MEGGRAASGKPRKRVTFKLVSASSADPRVASNPWQRTLVLKNSSNAALKVRSAGAAANDVQKGDKTAIPKEFLSFINPADFGIHENLTGPQKDALIAEVYGSHEEYERIAAKFADAPAPAKPKAEDLDDDCYFPKDGYDYSQHLATINPQNFIPAPRVEAAASIVKAELNSSVDFPGLNDTAPETPDDPELAEVLKALDESGSEAEDMDDDFVAKAMDNEDPDTFIDENELLWGGYKPLRRVTFEDLGIPKGDSAPAPVFGDQPILSDEEFVISDEDDDEDSDFDAEYDPTESLAQSAQAQLDALRAANMRTSMLDMVNCGPWGARAEEKETMDAMDPDGALSERILQLVQQPDDSESGDTVEFELSSDESEQWDVETVLTKYTNATNHPQRILSSVVRRARTRERPEGAEEPSAKAVPDVEYIELPQVVTTRRRDETAEEKRARKAAVKQAKAMITRMKKENKEALKSAKKKAAEKSAVGSYDIVNGVKYLRLK
- a CDS encoding 50S ribosomal protein L13 ,putative; amino-acid sequence: MRLCSWLLARSLRQGFHESPVNPFAKVQWVSTPFLKKNMPTVSPLATPHRSLGVVTVMDTPTGHWHVIDADGKTVGGVASHIAVLLQGKHLPTYDSTRVSGDNVIVVNAVRVVMNGHSWDTKVYKFDRKAHPKGPKIITAKTVMARNPAMISPDPTQINMAVKRMLPRNKLRPLWYRRLFVYGGAIHPHWDIPQVVVPVSQSALDADTGSGSVAAPKPTGDPSATDLVSHRPAKAQPSVFGCYTLYPA
- a CDS encoding tubulin-specific chaperone, putative, which codes for MEFRHRIIKVDLHHSVLTDRRWPEIRIDNCMTVGALKEKLYSNTGTHPASMSLYAYRPGDMKRTQIHLDNDSCELHQYGVDDGYVIYILAAQHSHASAPAPDAGGAADCPLKVTNPRLHRHYAEQMERCRETGDESNFEAYRMSEEEYAQRGKGLREFISRMREQCRARDADTEHAPTKSIEVLRQEYPLGARCSISPSDLRGVVRFVGNVKRDILIGIELDEPMGNTDGSVDGVRYFTARGPSYGIFRPYEQVTVGDFPEVDPFEMA
- a CDS encoding DNA REPAIR XP-C / RAD4 domain containing protein,putative — encoded protein: MPLNPTQALVFSYFENFYSGPAEPLAIFKHIQEHFSILPELRTDTTRNGRGKVLLRLLRCLHLHKGSSDTLTLLYVCACRCYGVSARLVEAVHGPANGVLLLAESFDPDSGSWKRVDFSRLKYGGVAYDPTKSAKPCNREKAVEYAPSESSEYGGRLYVQRDNKLFVYKREPDLRVVAILVSRSRRPSQAVLNVSEFRFEEEEFRQRLVRDKQKPGAKDARQEFHYVFGCNKYGWLSEITPKYVERYNDVCVKRGKELQAWLVQTIERLNEPVKSVSGAGIVSMLERAESKWMETRVSNDPLPDSKARLKNHPVYVLASQIGSNHILKKDATPIAFLKGEEVYLRCDLEALKTRGAWRKANRRVLDDVQPITTRKTYNRNTRMHVNTSLFSESQTELIPQEVATDGSIPTTEYDNVDVTGQRFVPQGTIYLRTKRLDLLLRAANALQLHYKRAFSSYQKTDTFKPEIDGIVIQKANLPALLQKYEELAMEAATKALEEKKESYRNFWRSVFKTMLADPPSVAQEHHNKIRRELNEHVTHFLNRVEHLT
- a CDS encoding proliferation-associated protein 2g4, putative; its protein translation is MASTGASNTGADVKVEGNENDLSNSDIVTKYRTASTIANAALQKVIAAIKTGASVKSLCKLGDDTLLQETAKIYNKKENGRKIEKGIAFPTCIAINELCDYFSPVDDGACVADGDMVKITLGCHVDGYVGIVSHTVFNGESVTGKAANVLAAAWTCCEAALREMKVGNSSQKVTKVIEQVASEFKCTPLMGYVNHEMKRHVLDGSRYFPSSTRIEEKSEPFTFALNEAYALNVLVSTGEGKPKATEHKTTVYRMDVQNRYTLKTTLGRAFISQVNSRFPVFPFHISSFEDERVLKVGLPEAVRHKLVMPYVVETEKAGELVAHFRFVVLLLAGGTKKISGVPFAQQAICSPEHSVQDEALKKLLSMALNPKVRKPKAAQDGEDAAEKEADKAAA